A portion of the Colius striatus isolate bColStr4 chromosome 1, bColStr4.1.hap1, whole genome shotgun sequence genome contains these proteins:
- the TXNRD1 gene encoding thioredoxin reductase 1, cytoplasmic isoform X1 gives MGSGLRKNQAVRRPAGGGAERRRPAEGAQKLQEGQCEVTAETPQLVGFEQEKQTGDDDKTLKAHKEGNPEKPLEMNGHTSVPHSYDYDLIVIGGGSGGLAAAKEAAKYEKKVMVLDFVTPTPLGNSWGLGGTCVNVGCIPKKLMHQAALLGQALQDSRKFGWQFTEEVKHNWMTMTEAVQNYIGSLNWGYRVALREKKVTYENAYGEFVGPHTVKATNKRGVEKLYTAERFLIATGERPRYLGIPGDKEYCISSDDLFSLPYCPGKTLVVGASYVALECAGFLAGLGLDVTVMVRSILLRGFDQDIANKIGEYMEGHGVNFIREFVPIKVEQIEEGTPGRLKVTAKSTKGNQIIEGEYNTVLLAIGRDACTRKIGLDKVGVVINEKTGKVPVNDEEQTNVPYIYAIGDILQDKLELTPVAIQAGRLLVQRLYGGATRKCDYVNVPTTVFTPLEYGACGYSEESAVEKFGEENIEVYHSHFWPLEWTVPSRDNNKCYAKIICNIQDNERVIGFHVLGPNAGEVTQGFAAAIKCGITKEQLDDTIGIHPVCAEIFTTLSVTKRSGGNILQSGC, from the exons AGGGAGCACAGAAGCTGCAAGAAGGGCAGTGTGAAGTGACGGCAGAAACTCCACAGCTGGTTGGCTTTGAACAGGAGAAGCAAACGGGAGACGATGATAAAACTTTAAAG GCACATAAGGAAGGCAACCCTGAGAAACCACTGGAAATGAACGGGCATACGTCAGTGCCACATTCCTATGACTATGATCTCATTGTTATTGGTGGGGGCTCAGGTGGTCTGGCAGCTGCCAAg GAGGCTGCcaaatatgaaaagaaagtgaTGGTGCTGGACTTTGTCACACCTACGCCTCTGGGAAACTCATGGg GTCTTGGAGGAACATGTGTAAATGTCGGCTGTATACCTAAAAAACTGATGCACCAGGCAGCTTTACTGGGACAGGCCTTGCAAGATTCACGCAAATTTGGATGGCAGTTTACAGAAGAAG TCAAACACAACTGGATGACCATGACAGAAGCTGTTCAGAATTACATAGGTTCACTGAACTGGGGCTATCGGGTTGCACTGAGAGAGAAGAAGGTCACATATGAGAATGCATATGGAGAATTCGTTGGGCCACACACAGTTAAG GCAACAAATAAAAGAGGAGTGGAGAAGCTGTACACGGCTGAGAGATTTCTCATTGCCACTGGTGAACGACCACGCTACCTGGGTATACCTGGAGACAAGGAATACTGCATTAGCAG tgaTGATCTTTTCTCTCTACCTTACTGCCCAGGGAAAACCCTGGTGGTTGGAGCTTCCTATGTTGCCTTGGAATGTGCCGGATTTCTTGCAGGTCTTGGATTAGATGTCACTGTAATGGTGAGGTCCATCCTCTTAAGAGGGTTTGATCAGGATATTGCAAACAAAATTGGTGAATATATGGAAGGACATGGAGTCAACTTTATTAGGGAGTTTGTGCCGATCAAG GTTGAGCAGATTGAGGAAGGAACTCCTGGAAGATTGAAAGTTACAGCCAAGTCCACAAAGGGGAACCAAATAATTGAAGGGGAATACAATACT GTGTTGCTAGCAATTGGAAGAGATGCATGCACAAGAAAAATTGGTCTGGACAAAGTtggagtggtgatcaatgaaaA AACAGGAAAAGTACCTGTCAACGATGAGGAGCAAACAAATGTGCCATATATCTATGCTATTGGAGATATACTGCAGGACAAGCTGGAACTGACACCAGTGGCAATCCAGGCAGGAAGACTCTTAGTTCAAAGGCTATATGGTGGGGCAACCAGAAAG TGTGACTATGTGAATGTTCCAACTACTGTGTTCACTCCTTTGGAGTATGGAGCCTGTGGGTATTCTGAAGAGTCTGCGGTGGAGAAGTTTGGGGAGGAAAACATTGAG GTATACCACAGTCATTTCTGGCCACTGGAATGGACTGTGCCATCTAGAGACAACAACAAATGCTACGCAAAGATAATTTGCAATATCCAAGATAAT GAGAGAGTCATTGGCTTCCATGTCCTTGGCCCAAATGCTGGAGAAGTCACACAAGGGTTCGCAGCTGCTATTAAATGTGGGATAACAAAAGAACAGCTGGATGACACCATAGGAATTCATCCCGTCTGTGCAGAG ataTTCACCACCCTGTCCGTGACCAAGCGTTCTGGTGGAAATATCCTTCAGTCTGGATGCTGA
- the TXNRD1 gene encoding thioredoxin reductase 1, cytoplasmic isoform X2: MNGHTSVPHSYDYDLIVIGGGSGGLAAAKEAAKYEKKVMVLDFVTPTPLGNSWGLGGTCVNVGCIPKKLMHQAALLGQALQDSRKFGWQFTEEVKHNWMTMTEAVQNYIGSLNWGYRVALREKKVTYENAYGEFVGPHTVKATNKRGVEKLYTAERFLIATGERPRYLGIPGDKEYCISSDDLFSLPYCPGKTLVVGASYVALECAGFLAGLGLDVTVMVRSILLRGFDQDIANKIGEYMEGHGVNFIREFVPIKVEQIEEGTPGRLKVTAKSTKGNQIIEGEYNTVLLAIGRDACTRKIGLDKVGVVINEKTGKVPVNDEEQTNVPYIYAIGDILQDKLELTPVAIQAGRLLVQRLYGGATRKCDYVNVPTTVFTPLEYGACGYSEESAVEKFGEENIEVYHSHFWPLEWTVPSRDNNKCYAKIICNIQDNERVIGFHVLGPNAGEVTQGFAAAIKCGITKEQLDDTIGIHPVCAEIFTTLSVTKRSGGNILQSGC, encoded by the exons ATGAACGGGCATACGTCAGTGCCACATTCCTATGACTATGATCTCATTGTTATTGGTGGGGGCTCAGGTGGTCTGGCAGCTGCCAAg GAGGCTGCcaaatatgaaaagaaagtgaTGGTGCTGGACTTTGTCACACCTACGCCTCTGGGAAACTCATGGg GTCTTGGAGGAACATGTGTAAATGTCGGCTGTATACCTAAAAAACTGATGCACCAGGCAGCTTTACTGGGACAGGCCTTGCAAGATTCACGCAAATTTGGATGGCAGTTTACAGAAGAAG TCAAACACAACTGGATGACCATGACAGAAGCTGTTCAGAATTACATAGGTTCACTGAACTGGGGCTATCGGGTTGCACTGAGAGAGAAGAAGGTCACATATGAGAATGCATATGGAGAATTCGTTGGGCCACACACAGTTAAG GCAACAAATAAAAGAGGAGTGGAGAAGCTGTACACGGCTGAGAGATTTCTCATTGCCACTGGTGAACGACCACGCTACCTGGGTATACCTGGAGACAAGGAATACTGCATTAGCAG tgaTGATCTTTTCTCTCTACCTTACTGCCCAGGGAAAACCCTGGTGGTTGGAGCTTCCTATGTTGCCTTGGAATGTGCCGGATTTCTTGCAGGTCTTGGATTAGATGTCACTGTAATGGTGAGGTCCATCCTCTTAAGAGGGTTTGATCAGGATATTGCAAACAAAATTGGTGAATATATGGAAGGACATGGAGTCAACTTTATTAGGGAGTTTGTGCCGATCAAG GTTGAGCAGATTGAGGAAGGAACTCCTGGAAGATTGAAAGTTACAGCCAAGTCCACAAAGGGGAACCAAATAATTGAAGGGGAATACAATACT GTGTTGCTAGCAATTGGAAGAGATGCATGCACAAGAAAAATTGGTCTGGACAAAGTtggagtggtgatcaatgaaaA AACAGGAAAAGTACCTGTCAACGATGAGGAGCAAACAAATGTGCCATATATCTATGCTATTGGAGATATACTGCAGGACAAGCTGGAACTGACACCAGTGGCAATCCAGGCAGGAAGACTCTTAGTTCAAAGGCTATATGGTGGGGCAACCAGAAAG TGTGACTATGTGAATGTTCCAACTACTGTGTTCACTCCTTTGGAGTATGGAGCCTGTGGGTATTCTGAAGAGTCTGCGGTGGAGAAGTTTGGGGAGGAAAACATTGAG GTATACCACAGTCATTTCTGGCCACTGGAATGGACTGTGCCATCTAGAGACAACAACAAATGCTACGCAAAGATAATTTGCAATATCCAAGATAAT GAGAGAGTCATTGGCTTCCATGTCCTTGGCCCAAATGCTGGAGAAGTCACACAAGGGTTCGCAGCTGCTATTAAATGTGGGATAACAAAAGAACAGCTGGATGACACCATAGGAATTCATCCCGTCTGTGCAGAG ataTTCACCACCCTGTCCGTGACCAAGCGTTCTGGTGGAAATATCCTTCAGTCTGGATGCTGA